Proteins encoded by one window of Dietzia sp. B32:
- the era gene encoding GTPase Era, translating to MSTPEGYRSGFVSFVGRPNTGKSTLTNALVGEKIAITSSRPQTTRHAIRGIVHRPDAQIILVDTPGLHRPRTLLGERLNALVEDTYSDVDLIGLCIPAGERIGPGDRWILEQVRKLCPTTPVLGLVTKIDTVSKKRVMEQLVAVSKFLGPDSEVVPVSAASGEQVDVVADVIATLLPEGPQFYPDDIITEESDESRMAELIREAALEGVRDELPHSIAVSIEEILPHEGRDDMVDVHATVYVERQSQKSIVLGKGGSRMREVGTTARAGIEKLLGTRVYLDLHVKVLKEWQRDPKMLGRLGF from the coding sequence ATGAGCACCCCCGAGGGCTACCGGAGCGGGTTCGTCAGCTTCGTGGGCCGGCCCAACACGGGCAAGTCCACGCTGACCAACGCGCTCGTGGGGGAGAAGATCGCCATCACCTCCTCCCGGCCGCAGACCACCCGGCACGCGATCCGCGGGATCGTGCACCGGCCGGACGCCCAGATCATCCTGGTCGACACCCCCGGACTCCACCGCCCCCGCACCCTGCTCGGCGAGCGTCTCAACGCGCTGGTGGAGGACACCTACTCCGACGTCGACCTCATCGGTCTGTGCATCCCTGCCGGGGAGCGCATCGGCCCCGGTGACCGGTGGATCCTCGAGCAGGTCCGCAAGCTCTGCCCCACCACCCCGGTTCTCGGGTTGGTGACCAAGATCGACACCGTCTCCAAGAAGAGGGTCATGGAGCAGCTCGTGGCGGTGTCGAAGTTCCTCGGACCGGACTCGGAGGTCGTCCCGGTGTCGGCGGCGTCGGGCGAACAGGTCGACGTGGTGGCCGACGTCATCGCGACCCTGCTGCCCGAGGGACCGCAGTTCTACCCCGACGACATCATCACCGAGGAGTCCGACGAGAGCCGGATGGCCGAGCTCATCCGCGAGGCGGCCCTCGAGGGTGTCCGTGACGAGCTGCCCCACTCGATCGCCGTGTCCATCGAGGAGATCCTCCCGCACGAGGGGCGCGACGACATGGTGGACGTCCACGCCACCGTGTACGTGGAACGGCAGAGCCAGAAGTCCATCGTGCTCGGCAAGGGCGGCTCGCGCATGCGCGAGGTCGGTACCACCGCCCGGGCCGGCATCGAGAAACTGCTCGGCACCAGGGTCTACCTCGACCTGCACGTCAAGGTCCTCAAGGAGTGGCAGCGCGACCCCAAGATGCTGGGACGCCTGGGCTTCTAG
- a CDS encoding hemolysin family protein: protein MNETITAAVGAVLLILVAGLFAALDAALSTVSVARVEEMAKENRYGAARLSRMLATRPRYINVTVLLHLLSLVAAAVLFTVVFNDVIDSSAWALGVAAVVTTVAAYVVAGVGPRTLGRQHAYSIALSSATALTVVGFVLGPVASLLVGVGNAVTPGRGFRNGPFASEIELLEIVDMARERGVVADDESRMIQSVFELGDTTAREVMTPRTEMVWIESDKTVGQAARLTVKSGYSRIPVVDGDNSDDVVGVVYLRDIVARLDDPDGRAAPVADVMRPAVFVPDAKRIDDLLAEMQRDHNHLAILVDEYGGTAGLVSIEDILEEIVGEIVDEYDTTEVPPVEDLGDGRYRLSARLGLDEVAELFDVEFADEVTEEVETLGGLLALELGRVPLPGAHVVSTGLDLRAEGGHDRRGRVKVVTVVATPVETNEDDTRDHDEENR from the coding sequence GTGAACGAGACCATCACCGCGGCCGTCGGCGCCGTGCTGCTCATCCTCGTCGCCGGACTGTTCGCCGCCCTCGACGCCGCCCTGAGCACCGTCTCGGTGGCCCGGGTGGAGGAGATGGCCAAGGAGAACCGGTACGGCGCGGCCAGACTGTCGCGGATGCTCGCCACCCGGCCGCGGTACATCAACGTCACCGTCCTGCTGCACCTGCTCAGCCTCGTGGCGGCCGCCGTGCTGTTCACCGTGGTGTTCAACGACGTCATCGACTCCTCGGCCTGGGCGCTCGGCGTCGCCGCCGTGGTGACGACCGTCGCCGCCTACGTCGTTGCCGGCGTCGGTCCCCGCACCCTCGGCCGCCAACACGCCTACTCGATCGCCCTGAGCTCCGCGACCGCGCTCACCGTGGTCGGGTTCGTCCTCGGCCCGGTGGCCTCCCTCCTGGTGGGGGTCGGCAACGCGGTCACCCCGGGGCGGGGTTTCCGCAACGGACCGTTCGCCTCCGAGATCGAGTTGCTCGAGATCGTCGACATGGCGCGCGAGCGCGGCGTGGTGGCCGACGACGAGTCCCGCATGATCCAGTCGGTTTTCGAGCTCGGCGACACCACCGCCCGCGAGGTCATGACCCCGCGCACCGAGATGGTGTGGATCGAGTCGGACAAGACCGTCGGCCAGGCCGCGCGGCTCACCGTCAAGTCCGGGTACTCGCGGATCCCGGTGGTCGACGGGGACAACTCCGACGACGTGGTGGGCGTGGTCTACCTGCGTGACATCGTCGCCCGTCTCGACGACCCCGACGGGCGCGCCGCCCCGGTGGCCGACGTGATGCGCCCCGCGGTGTTCGTGCCCGACGCCAAACGGATCGACGACCTGCTGGCCGAGATGCAGCGCGACCACAACCACCTGGCGATCCTCGTCGACGAATACGGGGGGACCGCCGGGCTGGTCTCCATCGAGGACATCCTCGAGGAGATCGTCGGGGAGATCGTCGACGAGTACGACACCACCGAGGTGCCGCCCGTCGAGGACCTCGGCGACGGGCGCTACCGCCTGTCCGCCCGGCTCGGACTGGACGAGGTGGCCGAGCTGTTCGACGTCGAGTTCGCCGACGAGGTGACCGAGGAGGTCGAGACCCTGGGCGGGCTGCTCGCCCTGGAGCTCGGGCGCGTCCCGCTGCCCGGGGCACACGTCGTGTCCACCGGGCTCGACCTGCGCGCCGAGGGCGGCCACGACCGGCGCGGACGGGTCAAGGTGGTCACGGTGGTGGCGACGCCCGTCGAGACGAATGAGGACGACACCAGAGACCACGACGAGGAGAACAGATGA
- the ybeY gene encoding rRNA maturation RNase YbeY, which yields MSIEVANESGVEVDEAELIDVAAFVIARMDVHPAAELSITLVDKDTMADLHVTWMNLPGPTDVMSFPMDELTPGGRPDLPEPGPAMLGDIVLCPAFAADQAASSGHPLAHELALLTVHGCLHLLGYDHAEPAEEREMFGLQNELLGEWYDHRDEAPRVDA from the coding sequence ATGAGCATCGAGGTCGCCAACGAGTCGGGCGTGGAGGTCGACGAGGCAGAACTCATCGACGTGGCCGCGTTCGTCATCGCCCGGATGGACGTCCACCCCGCCGCCGAGCTGTCGATCACGCTCGTCGACAAGGACACGATGGCCGATCTCCACGTGACGTGGATGAACCTGCCCGGCCCCACCGACGTCATGAGCTTCCCCATGGACGAGCTCACCCCCGGTGGGCGGCCCGACCTGCCCGAGCCCGGCCCGGCGATGCTCGGCGACATCGTGCTGTGCCCGGCCTTCGCCGCCGACCAGGCAGCCAGCTCCGGCCACCCGCTCGCGCACGAGCTCGCGTTGCTCACCGTCCACGGGTGCCTGCACCTGCTCGGGTACGACCACGCCGAGCCCGCCGAGGAGCGGGAGATGTTCGGCCTGCAGAACGAGCTGCTGGGTGAGTGGTACGACCACCGCGACGAGGCCCCGAGAGTGGACGCCTGA
- a CDS encoding PhoH family protein yields the protein MVGRGVYTRPNLTTTREVIHVSTAGNDIRRDSGDSTARTAVQLDPDLAMAVLGAADANLRALEDLLHADLHVRGGTMTISGDPPDVDRASRVVSDLLRQARRGVEITPASVRRSVEILADSGPLTPEEVLGTDVLSRRGGMIRPKTLGQKRYVDAIDDHTIVFGLGPAGTGKTYLAMAKAVAALRAKEVSRIILTRPAVEAGERLGYLPGTLHEKIDPYLRPLYDSLHDMMDPEAIPKLMAAGVIEVAPLAYMRGRTLNDSFIILDEAQNTTPEQMKMFLTRLGFGSKIVVTGDITQIDLPGGQRSGLKVVRDILTGVDDIHFSELTSKDVIRHALVGRIVDAYAKHEARLERGDRPASHKNREQRRR from the coding sequence ATGGTCGGCCGCGGGGTCTACACTCGACCCAACCTCACCACGACACGGGAAGTGATCCACGTAAGCACCGCAGGAAACGACATCCGACGGGACTCCGGCGACTCCACCGCCCGCACCGCCGTCCAGCTGGACCCCGACCTGGCGATGGCGGTGCTCGGCGCCGCCGACGCCAACCTCCGCGCGCTCGAGGACCTGCTCCACGCCGACCTGCACGTGCGGGGCGGCACCATGACCATCTCCGGTGATCCCCCCGACGTGGACCGCGCCTCCCGCGTCGTGTCCGACCTCCTGCGCCAGGCGCGCAGGGGAGTGGAGATCACCCCCGCCTCGGTGCGGCGTTCCGTGGAGATCCTCGCCGACTCGGGACCGCTCACGCCCGAGGAGGTGCTCGGCACCGACGTCCTGTCCCGCCGCGGCGGGATGATCCGGCCCAAGACCCTCGGCCAGAAGCGGTACGTCGACGCGATCGACGACCACACGATCGTGTTCGGACTGGGTCCCGCCGGCACCGGCAAGACCTACCTCGCGATGGCCAAGGCCGTCGCCGCGCTGCGCGCCAAGGAGGTCAGCCGCATCATCCTCACCCGGCCCGCGGTCGAGGCCGGCGAACGGCTGGGGTACCTGCCCGGCACCCTGCACGAGAAGATCGACCCGTACCTGCGGCCGCTGTACGACTCGCTGCACGACATGATGGACCCCGAGGCCATCCCCAAGCTCATGGCGGCCGGGGTGATCGAGGTGGCACCGCTTGCGTACATGCGCGGGCGGACCCTCAACGACTCGTTTATCATCCTCGACGAGGCGCAGAACACCACGCCCGAACAGATGAAGATGTTCCTCACCCGCCTCGGCTTCGGCTCGAAGATCGTCGTGACCGGTGACATCACGCAGATCGACCTCCCCGGCGGCCAGCGCTCGGGGCTGAAGGTCGTCCGCGACATCCTCACCGGCGTCGACGACATCCACTTCTCCGAGCTCACCTCGAAGGACGTCATCCGGCACGCACTGGTGGGCCGGATCGTCGACGCCTACGCCAAGCACGAAGCGCGCCTCGAACGGGGCGACCGACCCGCCAGCCACAAGAACAGGGAGCAGCGCCGCCGATGA
- a CDS encoding 16S rRNA (uracil(1498)-N(3))-methyltransferase, giving the protein MTPSLFRAGTVPGVGETIVLDGPEGRHAGSALRVRVGEAIRVGDGRGAVADCVVTTTSPGRVEAEVVSRVDVPRPTPEVTVVQALPKSERSELAVELATEAGADRIVPWQADRCVSRWTGPKVDKGRTKWTNAARAAAKQSRRAWEPQIGDLVDSTALAALVASEVDAGARVLVLHEDGAAGFADAVAAGPPAARVLVVVGPEGGVSDAELDALTAAGARPVVLGPEVLRTSTAATVALAALGVLTPRWSAAGSTLDPTSPRHGK; this is encoded by the coding sequence GTGACCCCGTCGTTGTTCCGGGCCGGGACGGTCCCCGGTGTCGGTGAGACGATCGTGCTCGACGGGCCCGAGGGGCGGCACGCCGGATCCGCGCTGCGGGTCCGGGTGGGGGAGGCCATCCGGGTCGGTGACGGCCGCGGTGCGGTGGCGGACTGTGTGGTGACGACGACGAGCCCCGGCAGGGTCGAGGCGGAGGTCGTCTCCCGGGTCGACGTGCCCCGCCCGACCCCGGAGGTCACCGTCGTCCAGGCCCTGCCCAAGTCCGAACGGTCGGAGCTGGCGGTCGAGTTGGCGACCGAGGCCGGCGCCGATCGGATCGTGCCGTGGCAGGCCGACCGCTGCGTGAGCCGTTGGACCGGCCCCAAGGTCGACAAGGGCCGCACCAAGTGGACCAACGCCGCCCGCGCCGCCGCCAAGCAGTCGCGGCGGGCGTGGGAGCCCCAGATCGGCGACCTCGTCGACTCCACGGCCCTCGCCGCCCTCGTCGCCTCCGAGGTCGACGCGGGTGCCCGCGTACTCGTCCTGCACGAGGACGGCGCCGCCGGTTTCGCGGACGCCGTGGCCGCGGGCCCGCCGGCGGCGCGGGTCCTCGTCGTCGTCGGACCCGAGGGCGGGGTCTCCGACGCCGAGCTCGACGCCCTCACGGCGGCCGGCGCCCGGCCGGTCGTCCTGGGCCCGGAGGTGCTCCGCACCTCCACCGCCGCCACCGTCGCACTCGCCGCGCTCGGCGTTCTCACTCCGAGATGGTCGGCCGCGGGGTCTACACTCGACCCAACCTCACCACGACACGGGAAGTGA
- the dnaJ gene encoding molecular chaperone DnaJ: MSRDYYGTLGVDRGASESEIKRAYRKLARELHPDVNPSDEAREKFTEITAIYEVLTDPEKRRIVDMGGDPLDSSPGAGYGGGFGGGFGSGGLGDVFEAFFGGGGGGGGGRGPRSRVQPGSDALIRVTLGLDECATGVTKEIQVDTAVLCEKCHGKGSATDAPPATCGMCQGQGEIQSVQRSLLGNIMTSRPCPTCAGTGEIITDPCGECTGQGRVRKRRTVSAKIPAGVGGGMRIRLSGQGEVGPGGGPAGDLYIEVTERNHPVFVRDGEDLHCTVRVPVVDAMLGGEVELETVVGDPLTIDIPAGTQPGHTVTLTGRGMPRVRGGGAGDLTVHMEVVVPEKLDRKRRDLVEQLRRLDGDSAEVVNEDTARRGGLFSRLRDAVAGH, from the coding sequence GTGTCACGCGACTACTACGGGACCCTCGGGGTCGATAGGGGTGCCTCGGAATCCGAGATCAAGCGCGCCTACCGCAAGCTCGCCCGGGAGCTCCACCCCGACGTCAACCCGTCGGACGAGGCGCGTGAGAAGTTCACCGAGATCACCGCGATCTACGAGGTCCTCACCGATCCCGAGAAGCGCCGGATCGTCGACATGGGCGGGGACCCGCTGGATTCCTCGCCGGGCGCCGGTTACGGCGGCGGCTTCGGTGGTGGCTTCGGCAGCGGAGGCCTGGGCGACGTGTTCGAGGCGTTCTTCGGCGGCGGCGGGGGAGGCGGAGGTGGCCGCGGTCCCCGCAGCCGCGTGCAGCCCGGCTCGGACGCACTCATCCGCGTGACCCTGGGACTGGACGAGTGCGCCACCGGCGTCACCAAGGAGATCCAGGTGGACACCGCCGTGCTGTGCGAGAAGTGCCACGGCAAGGGCTCGGCCACCGACGCGCCGCCGGCCACCTGTGGCATGTGTCAGGGCCAGGGCGAGATCCAGTCCGTCCAGCGTTCGCTGCTCGGCAACATCATGACAAGCCGCCCGTGCCCCACCTGCGCCGGAACCGGGGAGATCATCACCGACCCGTGCGGCGAGTGCACCGGCCAGGGCCGCGTCCGCAAGCGCCGCACCGTCTCGGCCAAGATCCCGGCCGGTGTCGGCGGCGGCATGCGCATCCGCCTGTCCGGGCAGGGCGAGGTCGGCCCCGGTGGCGGTCCCGCCGGCGACCTGTACATCGAGGTCACCGAGCGCAACCACCCGGTGTTCGTCCGAGACGGCGAGGACCTGCACTGCACCGTCCGCGTGCCCGTGGTCGACGCGATGCTCGGCGGCGAGGTCGAGCTCGAGACCGTCGTGGGCGACCCGCTGACGATCGACATCCCGGCCGGTACCCAGCCCGGCCACACCGTCACGCTGACCGGGCGCGGGATGCCCCGCGTGCGCGGCGGCGGCGCCGGTGACCTCACCGTCCACATGGAGGTCGTGGTCCCGGAGAAGCTCGACCGCAAGCGCCGCGACCTCGTCGAGCAGCTGCGCCGCCTCGACGGGGACTCCGCCGAGGTCGTCAACGAGGACACCGCCCGCCGCGGTGGCCTGTTCTCCCGCCTGCGCGACGCCGTCGCCGGGCACTGA
- the hrcA gene encoding heat-inducible transcriptional repressor HrcA, with protein sequence MSSTADRRTDVLRAIVSDYIASHEPVGSKALVDRHSLGVSSATIRNDMAVLEAEGFIVQPHTSSGRVPTEKGYRHFVDSIEEITPLSRAQRRAIQVFLEGAVDLDDVLRRAARLLSQLTRQVAVVQYPVLGRSTVRHLEVVSLSPTRLLLVLITDTGRVDQRTVELAAPLTDDHLGQLRTLLSEAVADKRLPDASDALAATGERARPEIRDAVERCVTVLVDTLVEHPDDRIVLGGTANLTRSAADFDGSLRSVLEALEEQVVILRLLTAAHSVGRGGPGGVTVQIGAETQAAEIRGASVVSSQYGSEGQTFGGMGVLGPTRMDYPGTIASVAAVAHYVGELISGR encoded by the coding sequence ATGTCGAGTACGGCCGATCGTAGGACCGATGTCCTACGCGCGATCGTGTCCGACTACATCGCCTCCCACGAGCCGGTGGGCTCCAAGGCCCTCGTGGATCGCCACTCGCTGGGTGTGTCCAGCGCGACCATCCGCAACGACATGGCCGTGCTCGAGGCCGAGGGGTTCATCGTCCAACCCCACACCAGTTCCGGCCGTGTCCCCACGGAGAAGGGGTACCGGCACTTCGTCGACTCCATCGAGGAGATCACCCCGCTGTCCCGCGCGCAGCGAAGGGCGATCCAGGTCTTCCTCGAGGGCGCCGTCGACCTCGACGACGTCCTCCGGCGGGCCGCGAGGTTGCTGTCCCAGCTCACCCGTCAGGTCGCCGTCGTCCAGTACCCGGTCCTGGGTCGCTCCACGGTGCGCCACCTCGAGGTGGTGAGTCTGAGCCCCACCCGGCTGCTGCTCGTCCTCATCACCGACACCGGTCGCGTCGACCAGCGGACGGTCGAGCTCGCCGCGCCGCTGACCGACGATCACCTCGGTCAGCTGCGGACCCTGCTGTCCGAGGCGGTCGCCGACAAGCGTCTGCCCGACGCCTCCGACGCGCTGGCAGCCACCGGTGAGCGGGCCCGCCCCGAGATCCGCGACGCGGTCGAGCGCTGCGTCACGGTCCTGGTCGACACGCTCGTCGAACACCCCGACGACCGGATCGTTCTGGGCGGCACGGCCAACCTCACCCGTTCGGCAGCCGACTTCGACGGTTCCCTGCGCTCGGTCCTCGAGGCGCTCGAGGAGCAGGTCGTCATCCTGCGCCTGCTCACCGCGGCCCACTCGGTGGGCCGGGGAGGGCCGGGTGGCGTCACCGTCCAGATCGGTGCGGAGACCCAGGCCGCCGAGATCCGCGGCGCCTCGGTGGTCTCCTCCCAGTACGGGTCGGAGGGCCAGACATTCGGCGGGATGGGGGTGCTCGGGCCCACACGGATGGACTACCCGGGAACAATCGCCTCGGTCGCCGCTGTTGCCCACTACGTGGGCGAGCTCATCTCCGGGCGCTGA
- the hemW gene encoding radical SAM family heme chaperone HemW, whose amino-acid sequence MASAPPARDPRAPFGIYLHVPFCSTRCGYCDFNTYTAGELGSATSPVDWERAAAIEIDRAAQALAATGTPPQVDTVFIGGGTPSLVGADVLVGLLGRIDSTFGLAPGAEVTTESNPESTSPEFFARLREGGFTRISLGMQSTAAHVLRILDRTHTPGRPQEAVAEALRAGFEHVNLDVIYGTPGETDDDLARTLDAVVDAGVDHVSAYSLIVEDGTALARRIRRGEMPGTVDDVLADRYEQVAERLARAGFHWYEVSNFATAESGYCRHNMGYWRGGDWWGIGPGAHSHVAGARWWNVKHPARYAAECDAGRLPVGGGELLTGEDRHIERIMTGLRLAEGLGDSAFTPDERSRADTQVTAGLLRRRAAGDPAGPGYALTDAGRLLADGVVRDVLV is encoded by the coding sequence CTGGCGAGCGCGCCCCCGGCCCGGGATCCGCGGGCCCCCTTCGGTATCTACCTCCACGTACCGTTCTGCTCCACGCGGTGCGGCTACTGCGACTTCAACACGTACACCGCCGGTGAACTCGGCTCGGCGACCTCCCCGGTGGACTGGGAGCGGGCCGCGGCCATCGAGATCGACCGCGCCGCGCAGGCCCTCGCCGCGACGGGGACGCCCCCACAGGTCGACACCGTCTTCATCGGTGGCGGCACCCCGTCGCTGGTCGGCGCGGACGTCCTCGTGGGGCTGCTCGGGCGCATCGACTCGACCTTCGGGCTGGCACCCGGGGCGGAGGTGACCACGGAGAGCAATCCGGAGTCCACCTCGCCGGAGTTCTTCGCCCGGCTGCGGGAGGGCGGGTTCACCCGCATCTCCCTCGGAATGCAGTCGACCGCGGCGCACGTCCTGCGCATCCTGGACCGGACCCACACCCCCGGACGTCCGCAGGAAGCGGTGGCCGAGGCCCTGCGGGCCGGGTTCGAGCACGTGAACCTCGACGTCATCTACGGCACGCCCGGCGAGACGGACGACGATCTGGCACGGACACTCGACGCCGTCGTCGACGCCGGGGTGGACCACGTCTCGGCCTACTCGCTGATCGTGGAGGACGGCACCGCGCTGGCCCGCCGGATCCGTCGCGGCGAGATGCCGGGAACGGTCGACGACGTCCTGGCAGACCGCTACGAGCAGGTCGCGGAGCGTCTCGCCCGCGCCGGGTTCCACTGGTACGAGGTCTCCAATTTCGCCACCGCGGAGTCCGGGTACTGCCGCCACAACATGGGGTATTGGCGTGGCGGTGACTGGTGGGGCATCGGACCGGGCGCGCACTCGCACGTGGCCGGCGCGCGGTGGTGGAACGTCAAACACCCCGCCCGCTACGCCGCCGAGTGCGATGCAGGCCGGCTACCCGTGGGCGGCGGAGAACTCCTCACCGGCGAGGACCGACACATCGAGCGCATCATGACCGGACTGCGCCTCGCCGAGGGGCTCGGCGACAGCGCCTTCACCCCCGACGAGCGGTCCCGCGCCGACACCCAGGTGACGGCCGGACTCCTCCGGCGCCGGGCCGCGGGCGATCCCGCGGGTCCCGGGTACGCGCTGACCGACGCGGGCCGGTTGTTGGCCGACGGTGTGGTCCGCGACGTCCTCGTCTGA
- a CDS encoding M3 family metallopeptidase produces the protein MTLPSPETSPHPLLDESPLPYGLPDFAAVRDEDLEPAIRTAIDDHAAEVAAIVANPEPPTVDNTVVALERSGLALNRVLSVFYGLLGPDATPARLDVDRVVSPLLAAHHSAVMTNPVLYSRVEALHAALEAGELTVDDETERLVRRHHRDLLRAGAALDDAGRARLTAIDTRLAELTTEFGENLLASTTELAVPVTDEAELTGLPESMRSTLAAAAAAAGREGWLIPLGLPTVQPITALLGHAGLRHRVMEASLGRGATPGHDNTPIVLEIVRLRAERARLLGLGCHAEHVLAVETAGSPEAARGLLLDVVDAAVTNARNEAKDLLGGDDRELNPADWAWASEQLRAERFQVDDATVRPYFELERVLRDGVMHAASELYGLRFSERPDLSGFLPDVRVIEVFDDERAERDAGVGLLLLDYYARPTKRGGAWMSSLRDQSRLLDSRPVVVNVMNLARPAAGQPTLLTMDEVTTMFHEFGHALHGLLSDVEYPVFSGTSVPRDFVEFPSQVNEMWARRPEMLAHYAHHVETGEPIAGDLVERMREAERFGEGQATVEYLAAALLDLAWHSLSPEEAEAVTDVDAFEARVLADAGLDVPGIEPRYRSRYFQHIFAGGYSAAYYSYFWAEVLDADAAEWFVERGGLQRSSGEQMRREVLSRGGAIDFLDAYRRMRGAEPSSAALLRRRGLDSSVVGGRGAATAGRS, from the coding sequence ATGACCCTCCCGAGCCCCGAGACCTCCCCACACCCGCTGCTCGACGAGTCGCCGTTGCCGTACGGCCTGCCGGACTTCGCGGCCGTCCGGGACGAGGATCTGGAGCCGGCCATCCGGACCGCGATCGACGACCACGCGGCCGAGGTCGCCGCGATCGTCGCCAACCCGGAGCCGCCGACGGTGGATAACACCGTGGTCGCTCTCGAGCGCTCGGGACTCGCCCTGAACCGGGTCCTGTCGGTGTTCTACGGGCTGCTCGGCCCGGACGCGACGCCCGCCCGCCTCGACGTCGACCGGGTCGTCTCGCCGCTCCTGGCCGCGCACCACTCGGCCGTGATGACGAACCCCGTCCTGTACAGCCGCGTGGAGGCCCTCCACGCGGCGCTCGAGGCGGGGGAGTTGACCGTCGACGACGAGACGGAGCGACTCGTCCGCCGGCACCACCGCGACCTGCTACGTGCGGGCGCCGCGCTCGACGATGCCGGGCGCGCCCGGCTCACCGCGATCGACACCCGGCTGGCCGAACTGACCACGGAGTTCGGCGAGAACCTGCTGGCCTCCACGACCGAGTTGGCCGTCCCCGTGACCGACGAGGCCGAACTCACGGGTCTGCCGGAGTCGATGCGGTCCACGCTCGCCGCGGCCGCCGCCGCGGCGGGGCGTGAGGGCTGGCTGATCCCGCTGGGGCTGCCCACCGTGCAGCCGATCACCGCGCTGCTGGGCCACGCGGGTCTGCGCCACCGCGTCATGGAGGCCTCCCTCGGCCGGGGCGCGACGCCGGGCCACGACAACACCCCGATCGTGCTGGAGATCGTCCGCCTGCGCGCCGAGCGCGCACGGTTGCTCGGTCTGGGGTGCCACGCGGAGCACGTCCTCGCGGTGGAGACCGCCGGGTCGCCCGAGGCGGCGCGGGGGCTGCTGCTCGACGTGGTCGACGCCGCCGTCACCAACGCCCGGAACGAGGCCAAGGATCTGCTCGGCGGCGACGATCGTGAGCTGAACCCGGCCGACTGGGCGTGGGCGTCCGAGCAGTTGCGGGCCGAGCGGTTCCAGGTGGACGACGCCACCGTCCGTCCCTACTTCGAGCTGGAGCGGGTGCTGCGGGACGGGGTGATGCACGCGGCCTCCGAGCTGTACGGGCTGCGCTTCTCCGAGCGGCCGGACCTGAGTGGGTTCCTTCCGGACGTCCGGGTGATCGAGGTGTTCGACGACGAGCGGGCCGAGCGCGACGCCGGCGTCGGCCTCCTGCTGCTGGACTACTACGCCCGCCCGACCAAGCGCGGCGGGGCGTGGATGAGCTCACTGCGCGACCAGTCCCGTCTCCTGGACTCGCGGCCGGTCGTCGTCAACGTCATGAACCTGGCCCGTCCCGCCGCGGGGCAGCCCACGCTGCTGACGATGGACGAGGTCACCACGATGTTCCACGAGTTCGGCCACGCCCTGCACGGGCTGTTGTCCGACGTGGAGTACCCCGTGTTCTCCGGCACGTCGGTACCCCGCGACTTCGTCGAGTTCCCGTCCCAGGTCAACGAGATGTGGGCGCGTCGACCGGAGATGCTCGCGCACTACGCCCACCACGTGGAGACGGGGGAGCCGATCGCCGGGGACCTCGTCGAGCGGATGCGGGAGGCCGAGCGCTTCGGTGAGGGCCAGGCCACCGTCGAGTACCTCGCCGCCGCCCTGCTGGACCTCGCGTGGCACTCGCTGTCGCCGGAGGAGGCCGAGGCCGTCACCGACGTCGACGCGTTCGAGGCCCGCGTCCTCGCCGACGCGGGGCTCGACGTGCCGGGCATCGAACCGCGCTACCGGTCCCGGTACTTCCAGCACATCTTCGCCGGTGGCTACTCCGCTGCCTACTACTCCTACTTCTGGGCCGAGGTGCTGGACGCCGACGCAGCCGAGTGGTTCGTCGAACGCGGGGGACTGCAGCGGTCCTCGGGCGAGCAGATGCGCCGGGAGGTGCTCTCCAGGGGAGGGGCCATCGACTTCCTCGACGCCTATCGTCGGATGCGGGGGGCGGAACCGAGCTCCGCCGCGCTGCTGCGTCGTCGCGGGCTCGACTCCTCGGTGGTGGGAGGCCGCGGCGCCGCCACCGCCGGGCGGTCGTAG